A genomic stretch from Antarcticibacterium flavum includes:
- a CDS encoding PIG-L deacetylase family protein has translation MAVNAKAQQKPDQPLNIIVIGAHPDDADNKFGGTAVLFAEMGHNVKFVSVTNGDAGHYNKGGGALARIRRKEAENSAKKLGIKEYKVLDNHDGELLPTLDVRHQLIREIRNWNSDIVLSPRPADYHPDHRYTGILVQDAAYLVIVPNVTPDTEPLEKNPVFLYLEDHFQKPYPFQPDITVDITKVFEKKLDGLGAHQSQMYEWLPWTGGKLEEVPQQEDKRREFLAKNWSGSITPAERESLKKWYGEEHATNVKYAESFEICEYGRRPSTEEIRNLFPMLSKKL, from the coding sequence ATGGCAGTTAATGCAAAGGCACAACAAAAACCTGATCAACCCCTGAATATAATTGTTATTGGGGCCCACCCTGATGATGCTGATAACAAATTTGGAGGTACCGCTGTTCTATTTGCAGAAATGGGACATAATGTGAAATTTGTTTCTGTCACTAATGGCGATGCAGGGCATTATAATAAAGGTGGCGGAGCTCTGGCCAGGATTAGACGTAAAGAAGCAGAAAATTCAGCTAAAAAGCTCGGTATTAAGGAATATAAGGTCCTGGATAACCATGATGGGGAGCTATTACCAACACTTGATGTACGTCATCAACTAATTAGAGAAATACGAAACTGGAATTCAGATATTGTATTATCCCCCAGACCTGCAGATTACCACCCAGATCACAGATATACTGGAATATTGGTTCAAGATGCGGCTTACCTGGTAATAGTCCCTAATGTGACACCAGATACAGAGCCGCTTGAAAAAAACCCCGTATTCCTTTATTTGGAAGATCATTTTCAGAAACCATACCCTTTTCAACCAGATATTACAGTGGACATAACAAAGGTATTTGAGAAAAAACTTGATGGATTAGGTGCTCATCAATCCCAAATGTATGAATGGCTGCCTTGGACAGGAGGTAAATTAGAGGAGGTACCTCAACAAGAAGATAAAAGACGAGAATTTTTAGCTAAAAACTGGTCAGGGAGTATAACTCCTGCCGAGCGTGAGTCACTAAAAAAGTGGTACGGAGAAGAACATGCTACAAATGTTAAATATGCTGAATCTTTTGAAATTTGTGAATACGGTAGACGCCCTTCTACAGAAGAAATAAGAAATCTCTTCCCGATGTTAAGTAAGAAATTATAA
- a CDS encoding MFS transporter — MNKVSTSPKYYHIVVLVIVIFFVISFITNILNSIIADVKESFDLSLTLTGFLPFSFFIAYGVMSIPAGFLAEKYSNKILLSAAFLLMAVTSLSFVIFPGYLVFSLTLFVLGCCMAVLQVIINPMLRVAGGEEHFAFNSVLAQLFFGLASFASPFLYKYLVNTSATNVDNTAALLRSFVPVNLPWVALYIVFAAISLCLLVIVLVTKYPIFIKNEDERAGSFDSYLQLLKSRWVLLYFLGIFCYVGTEQGVGNWISQFLLQYHDLDPRTVGANTVAYFWAMLTAGCLLGLLLLKFMDSRKVLILATVITILSLIAALTGTANIALIAFPLIGFFISVMWSIIFSLALNSTASNHGALSGILCTGIAGGAIFPFIVGSIGEITSLKTGLFFLILPLIFILTIGFWSKPIVNNKVFSFKKQTKTLV, encoded by the coding sequence ATGAATAAAGTAAGCACCTCCCCTAAATATTATCACATTGTAGTACTGGTTATCGTGATATTCTTTGTAATATCCTTTATAACAAACATTCTCAATTCTATTATTGCAGATGTTAAAGAAAGTTTTGATCTAAGCCTAACTTTAACCGGGTTTTTACCATTTTCTTTTTTTATTGCCTATGGAGTGATGTCCATACCGGCCGGATTTCTTGCTGAAAAGTATAGCAATAAGATATTACTGTCTGCAGCATTTCTATTGATGGCGGTTACCTCTTTGAGTTTCGTTATATTTCCAGGGTATCTGGTCTTTTCTCTAACACTTTTTGTTTTAGGATGCTGTATGGCTGTACTACAAGTAATTATAAACCCTATGTTGCGAGTGGCAGGAGGTGAGGAACATTTTGCATTCAATTCTGTATTAGCACAACTTTTCTTCGGGTTAGCCTCTTTTGCAAGTCCTTTCCTTTACAAATATTTGGTCAATACCTCTGCTACGAACGTTGATAATACGGCAGCTTTATTAAGAAGCTTTGTGCCGGTGAACTTGCCTTGGGTAGCTCTCTATATCGTTTTTGCTGCAATTTCTTTGTGCTTATTGGTTATAGTATTAGTAACAAAATATCCAATTTTCATAAAAAATGAAGATGAACGGGCTGGGTCTTTTGATTCCTATCTGCAACTTTTAAAAAGCCGATGGGTACTGCTTTACTTTCTAGGTATCTTTTGTTATGTTGGCACCGAGCAGGGTGTCGGAAACTGGATCTCTCAGTTCTTATTGCAATATCACGATCTGGATCCAAGAACTGTAGGAGCTAATACAGTTGCATATTTTTGGGCAATGTTAACAGCAGGCTGTCTGCTCGGTCTCCTCCTTTTAAAATTTATGGATAGTAGGAAAGTATTAATTTTAGCTACTGTGATTACAATTCTAAGCCTAATAGCGGCCCTGACTGGCACAGCTAATATTGCACTCATTGCGTTTCCTCTAATTGGCTTTTTTATTTCTGTAATGTGGTCAATTATATTTTCTCTTGCCCTGAATTCAACCGCAAGTAATCATGGAGCATTATCGGGTATTCTGTGTACGGGTATTGCCGGGGGGGCAATCTTTCCATTTATTGTTGGATCAATTGGTGAAATTACGAGCCTCAAAACCGGGTTGTTTTTTCTAATTCTACCACTCATTTTTATCCTAACTATAGGTTTTTGGTCCAAACCTATCGTTAACAATAAAGTCTTCAGCTTTAAAAAACAAACAAAAACATTAGTATGA
- a CDS encoding PIG-L deacetylase family protein, whose product MKNFLILFFLASFGISTYGQNSFEEPLRIIAIGAHPDDTDQQMGGTAALFAKMGHKVKFVSVTNGDAGHFNKGGGHLTKIRRAEAKEAAKRLGIETYTVLDNHDGELLPTLDIRHQIIREIRNWNADIVITHRPVDYHPDHRNTGILVQDAAYLVIVPNITPNTKPLEKNPVFLYLEDDFEKPYPFQPDIAVDITSVFDLKMDAHDAHTSQMYEWLPWVDKELSEVPENIKERKEWLTDRWTLDISSQVRKALKKWYGEDRGEEIKYAEAFEICEYGKQPTEAEILRLFPMLNNKKQ is encoded by the coding sequence ATGAAGAATTTTCTAATTCTATTTTTCCTGGCCAGTTTTGGAATATCCACTTATGGACAGAACAGTTTTGAGGAACCTTTGAGAATTATAGCTATAGGCGCTCATCCAGATGACACCGATCAACAAATGGGTGGTACAGCTGCTTTATTTGCTAAAATGGGTCACAAGGTAAAGTTCGTTTCTGTGACCAACGGCGATGCAGGTCATTTCAATAAAGGAGGTGGGCACCTGACTAAAATAAGAAGAGCCGAAGCCAAAGAGGCTGCAAAAAGACTTGGGATAGAAACTTATACCGTTCTGGACAACCACGACGGGGAATTATTACCCACTCTAGATATAAGACATCAGATTATTAGAGAAATTCGCAACTGGAATGCAGATATCGTTATAACTCACAGACCAGTTGACTATCATCCAGATCATCGTAATACTGGAATTTTGGTGCAGGATGCAGCATATCTGGTTATTGTCCCCAACATAACTCCGAACACGAAACCTTTAGAAAAAAATCCAGTGTTTCTGTACCTAGAAGATGACTTTGAAAAGCCATATCCTTTCCAGCCTGACATCGCAGTTGACATCACTTCGGTATTTGATTTAAAAATGGATGCGCACGATGCCCATACTTCTCAAATGTACGAATGGCTACCTTGGGTAGATAAGGAGCTTTCAGAAGTTCCGGAGAACATTAAAGAAAGAAAGGAGTGGCTTACAGACAGATGGACATTAGACATATCCTCTCAAGTCCGAAAGGCATTAAAAAAATGGTATGGGGAAGATAGGGGCGAAGAAATAAAATATGCCGAAGCTTTTGAAATATGCGAATATGGAAAACAACCAACTGAAGCAGAAATTTTAAGATTATTTCCAATGCTTAACAATAAAAAACAATGA
- a CDS encoding PIG-L deacetylase family protein gives MKKIILLAALLTFGVTMSAQENEKKVLNIIAIGAHPDDCDFKFGGTAALFAKMGHKVKFLALTNGDAGHQNMGGGILGKRRRAEAKRAGEILGIEYEVLDNHDGELIPNLQVRQQVIRKIREWDADIVLGLRPNDYHPDHRNAGIAVQDAAYLVIVPNVTPDTPPLEKNPVFLYMNDNFQKPNPFSKDIAIVIDNVYDQKMEALAAHESQMFEWGPWTNKIPESEIPEGKEERLTWLKNNRSPKAYNESEAAAINKWYPGIKTSDVSHVEFLEICEYGKQPTEKEIKELFPMLGKL, from the coding sequence ATGAAGAAAATCATACTATTAGCCGCCCTGCTAACCTTTGGAGTAACTATGAGCGCGCAAGAAAACGAAAAGAAAGTTTTAAATATCATCGCCATTGGTGCTCATCCAGATGACTGTGATTTTAAATTTGGGGGAACGGCCGCCTTATTTGCCAAAATGGGACACAAGGTCAAATTTCTGGCTCTTACAAACGGCGATGCCGGACACCAGAACATGGGGGGAGGTATTTTAGGTAAAAGACGCAGGGCAGAAGCAAAGCGTGCAGGTGAGATCCTGGGAATAGAATATGAGGTTCTTGATAATCACGACGGAGAGCTGATTCCTAACCTTCAGGTTAGACAGCAAGTAATAAGAAAAATAAGGGAATGGGATGCTGATATTGTATTAGGCCTACGCCCAAATGATTATCACCCGGACCATAGAAATGCAGGAATTGCTGTTCAGGATGCAGCATATCTGGTGATCGTCCCTAACGTAACACCAGACACTCCTCCTCTGGAAAAAAATCCTGTGTTTCTATATATGAACGATAACTTTCAAAAGCCAAATCCCTTTTCCAAAGATATAGCCATAGTCATAGATAATGTTTATGATCAAAAAATGGAGGCGCTGGCTGCCCATGAATCCCAGATGTTTGAATGGGGGCCATGGACAAACAAAATTCCAGAGTCTGAAATCCCTGAAGGAAAAGAAGAGAGGCTTACCTGGTTAAAAAATAATCGTTCTCCTAAAGCTTACAACGAATCAGAGGCAGCGGCAATAAATAAATGGTACCCAGGTATAAAAACCTCTGATGTTAGCCACGTAGAATTTTTGGAAATCTGTGAATATGGCAAACAGCCGACTGAAAAGGAGATTAAAGAATTGTTCCCAATGTTGGGAAAATTGTAA
- a CDS encoding ROK family transcriptional regulator: protein MGVIQSFLFKKKLTVTINKVERKNLLQKIKILKYLYFNGPRTNSDICNVFKMSLPTSMNLLNQLQKEKLVVKKGLGNSAGGRRPDLFGLDDNTFLVLSIHIERFKIRMAIINNTHQILFEKTIPIVISANSEIVDMLHRHAQDLISESEIDTDILMGVGVSMPGLISIEEGRNLTYFLKDQETASLQSCLEKKFFKPVVIFNDANSACLAEFRFGLAKNKKDVLVVSMDWGIGLGIIMGGQLQTGTSGFAGEFGHIPVVENGALCYCGKTGCLETIASGIALVKKAEEKLRAGHGSVLGSNFRDEFISLEPSLIIKAANEGDQFAINLLTEIGTNLGKGLAILIQIFNPEEIILGGQIAEARQFITTPVQQSINMYCKIQLKEDAAITLSELGKKSSLLGVTLAVMEGFFSNRVKALKNGTQ from the coding sequence TTCAGATATTTGTAATGTTTTTAAGATGAGTTTACCTACTTCAATGAATCTTCTTAATCAGCTACAAAAGGAAAAGTTAGTTGTAAAAAAAGGTTTAGGAAATTCAGCAGGAGGGAGAAGACCGGATCTTTTCGGTTTAGATGATAACACCTTCTTAGTTCTTAGTATTCATATTGAGAGGTTTAAGATTAGAATGGCTATTATAAATAATACTCATCAAATTCTATTTGAAAAAACAATTCCTATTGTTATTTCGGCAAATTCCGAAATTGTAGATATGTTGCATAGACATGCCCAAGATTTGATTTCAGAATCTGAAATAGATACTGACATTCTTATGGGAGTAGGAGTTAGTATGCCTGGATTAATTTCTATAGAGGAAGGAAGAAACCTGACTTATTTCCTTAAGGATCAAGAAACTGCTTCGTTGCAAAGTTGTTTGGAGAAAAAATTTTTTAAACCTGTAGTTATATTTAATGATGCAAATAGCGCCTGTCTCGCAGAATTTAGGTTTGGTCTTGCTAAAAATAAAAAGGATGTTTTAGTTGTTTCAATGGACTGGGGCATAGGATTAGGTATAATAATGGGAGGCCAACTTCAAACAGGAACATCTGGATTTGCCGGTGAATTTGGTCATATACCAGTTGTAGAGAATGGTGCATTATGTTACTGTGGTAAAACTGGCTGTTTGGAAACTATAGCATCAGGAATTGCTCTTGTTAAAAAAGCTGAAGAAAAATTAAGAGCTGGGCATGGATCTGTTTTAGGAAGCAATTTTCGTGATGAGTTTATTAGTTTGGAGCCCAGTCTAATTATTAAAGCGGCAAACGAGGGAGACCAATTTGCCATTAATCTTCTTACCGAAATTGGGACTAACTTGGGTAAAGGATTAGCAATACTAATTCAGATTTTCAATCCTGAAGAAATAATCTTAGGAGGACAGATTGCAGAAGCTAGGCAATTTATCACCACTCCAGTACAACAATCTATTAACATGTATTGTAAAATTCAACTTAAGGAGGATGCAGCTATAACTCTTTCTGAATTAGGAAAGAAATCCAGCTTGTTAGGTGTAACATTAGCAGTTATGGAAGGATTTTTTTCAAATAGGGTAAAAGCCTTAAAAAACGGCACACAATAA
- a CDS encoding DUF6503 family protein gives MKFINFILIVFLLVSCDKSENQFNTNRIIHKTIKVAGGDLYEKATINFIFRGEKYKSSRNIGNFYYDRIVLDTAGVKMQDIITNKGFQRYKDGKNVTVQDSIKQIYKNALNSVHYFVLLPYGLHSEAVDKELIGMDSIGNDEYYEIKVTFNQNGVEMEHEDEYVYWINSESYKVDYIAYKFKTNGGGIRFRKAFNERYIGGIRFVDYKNYKFEKLSTPLKLLDSLYTNGELSHVSTIKSEDVKVKIEKPDR, from the coding sequence ATGAAGTTTATAAATTTTATCTTAATAGTTTTCCTTTTGGTTTCCTGTGATAAATCAGAAAATCAATTTAATACCAATCGCATTATTCATAAGACAATTAAAGTCGCGGGAGGTGATTTATACGAAAAGGCCACTATAAATTTTATATTTAGAGGCGAAAAATATAAAAGTAGCAGAAATATTGGGAATTTTTATTATGATAGAATAGTATTAGATACTGCTGGAGTAAAAATGCAGGATATTATTACTAACAAAGGTTTCCAAAGATACAAAGATGGTAAAAATGTGACGGTCCAGGATTCTATTAAACAAATCTATAAAAATGCCTTAAATTCAGTGCATTACTTTGTTTTATTGCCATATGGTTTGCATTCCGAAGCGGTAGACAAGGAATTAATTGGAATGGATAGTATTGGTAACGATGAATATTATGAAATTAAAGTAACCTTTAATCAAAATGGAGTTGAAATGGAGCACGAAGACGAATATGTATACTGGATTAATTCCGAAAGCTATAAAGTTGACTATATAGCGTATAAATTTAAAACAAATGGCGGTGGAATTCGCTTTAGAAAAGCCTTTAATGAAAGGTATATAGGAGGAATAAGATTTGTAGATTATAAAAATTACAAATTTGAAAAATTATCTACTCCTCTAAAATTATTGGATTCTCTTTATACGAATGGAGAGCTTTCTCATGTTTCCACAATTAAGTCTGAAGATGTTAAGGTGAAGATAGAGAAACCGGATAGGTAA
- a CDS encoding SLC13 family permease produces MSLNQKNFFILLGPVIFIILQLKTPEAIPPAAYDMLCITLWMAVWWVTEAVSISVTALLPIVLFPLTGAVDLSTTTAAYGNKYIFLFMGGFLLAIAIQKWNLHKRIALNIISLIGTNIYRIILGFMVATAFLSMWISNTATVVMLFPMGLSIIALMEDNPSTTENETQRFGKALMLGMAYAASIGGVATLIGTPPNLIFAGFLNETYGIEITFWQWFKFGFPISFILLGIAWIYLTRYAFKFKRKGFAGGRKEVNALLAELGPLKKEEKLVLVVFTLTAFFWITRSFIFVQFFPALDDTIIAMTFGILLFTIPANNTGERLIDWEDAVKLPWGIIILFGGGMALAAGFQHTGLAEWFGTQISLFRDLSLFILILIIVAAVNFLTEVTSNTASTAMLLPIIAPIAIALGIHPFILLVATTTAASCAFMLPVATPPNAVVFGCKYLTIPNMVKSGIFMNLISIILISLIIYFLLPYLWNFDPLMENGKNFIPK; encoded by the coding sequence ATGTCTTTAAACCAAAAAAACTTCTTCATTTTATTAGGTCCGGTTATATTTATAATTTTACAATTAAAAACTCCTGAAGCAATCCCACCAGCAGCTTATGATATGTTATGTATCACATTATGGATGGCAGTTTGGTGGGTTACAGAAGCTGTTTCGATAAGCGTGACGGCACTTTTACCAATTGTCCTTTTTCCCCTTACCGGAGCAGTTGATCTCTCAACAACAACCGCTGCATATGGAAATAAATATATTTTCTTATTCATGGGGGGATTTTTACTCGCAATTGCCATTCAAAAGTGGAATTTACACAAAAGAATTGCTCTTAACATTATTAGCTTGATTGGCACCAATATTTATAGGATTATATTGGGCTTTATGGTAGCAACAGCTTTCTTATCAATGTGGATTTCAAATACTGCAACGGTAGTGATGTTATTTCCTATGGGACTTTCTATTATTGCTTTAATGGAAGATAATCCTTCAACAACTGAGAACGAAACACAACGATTTGGAAAGGCACTTATGCTAGGCATGGCTTATGCTGCTTCTATTGGAGGTGTGGCTACCTTAATAGGTACACCTCCAAATTTAATTTTTGCAGGCTTTTTAAATGAGACTTATGGAATTGAAATAACCTTTTGGCAATGGTTCAAATTTGGATTTCCAATTTCTTTTATTTTATTGGGAATAGCTTGGATTTATTTAACTCGATATGCTTTTAAATTTAAGCGAAAAGGTTTTGCTGGAGGAAGAAAGGAAGTTAATGCCTTACTTGCTGAATTAGGACCTCTTAAAAAAGAAGAAAAATTAGTTTTGGTTGTTTTTACCTTAACTGCCTTTTTTTGGATTACGCGTTCTTTTATTTTTGTGCAGTTCTTTCCGGCCTTGGATGATACTATAATTGCAATGACTTTTGGAATTTTATTATTTACAATACCAGCAAATAATACTGGGGAAAGACTTATAGATTGGGAAGATGCAGTAAAACTACCTTGGGGAATAATAATATTATTTGGAGGGGGAATGGCACTGGCTGCAGGTTTTCAACATACGGGCTTAGCCGAATGGTTTGGCACTCAAATTTCTCTATTCCGCGACTTATCTTTATTTATACTGATTTTAATAATTGTGGCGGCAGTTAACTTTTTAACAGAGGTAACATCAAATACGGCCTCTACAGCAATGTTGTTGCCTATAATTGCTCCTATTGCCATTGCCTTAGGCATACATCCATTTATACTTTTGGTAGCAACCACTACGGCGGCATCCTGTGCCTTTATGCTACCCGTAGCCACGCCTCCTAATGCTGTTGTATTTGGTTGTAAATACTTAACCATTCCTAATATGGTAAAATCTGGTATCTTTATGAATCTAATTTCTATTATTCTCATTAGCCTAATTATTTATTTTTTGTTACCCTACCTTTGGAATTTTGATCCATTGATGGAGAATGGTAAAAATTTTATCCCAAAGTAA
- a CDS encoding ROK family protein translates to MKVIGVDIGGSNLKAGRVSKGIIEKKSLVPVRKEASSKRILEDLYDCIESVINKDSESIGIGVPGVVDPVTGVVYDVQNIPSWKKIELKDLMEERYNLPVFINNDANCFAMGEKIYGKGRNYKDFIGLSLGTGIGMGIIINEKLYSGVLCGAGEIGMVTYKNSIIEDYAGSFFFTNNYGINSKDLFFSASKGDLFAIQAFNEYGAHLGEVIKNILYLYAPEAIVIGGSISKAYNYFQKSLEFSLESFAYQKQLENFNIKISNKPGSAILGAASLCF, encoded by the coding sequence ATGAAAGTGATTGGGGTTGATATTGGAGGCTCAAATTTAAAAGCAGGAAGAGTTTCAAAAGGTATAATAGAGAAAAAATCATTAGTTCCTGTTAGGAAAGAAGCCTCTTCAAAACGAATATTGGAGGATCTGTATGATTGTATAGAGAGTGTTATAAACAAGGATTCAGAAAGCATTGGCATAGGAGTTCCTGGGGTTGTAGATCCGGTAACAGGGGTTGTTTATGATGTTCAGAACATTCCTTCCTGGAAAAAGATAGAATTGAAAGACCTTATGGAAGAGCGTTATAATTTACCGGTTTTTATTAATAACGATGCTAACTGTTTCGCCATGGGAGAAAAAATTTATGGAAAAGGCCGTAATTATAAAGACTTTATAGGCTTATCCCTTGGAACTGGCATAGGAATGGGAATTATTATTAATGAAAAATTGTACAGCGGGGTTCTTTGTGGGGCTGGTGAAATTGGCATGGTGACCTACAAGAATAGTATAATAGAGGATTATGCAGGCAGTTTTTTCTTTACCAACAATTACGGAATAAACTCTAAGGACCTTTTTTTTTCCGCCTCAAAAGGAGATTTATTTGCCATCCAAGCATTTAATGAATATGGTGCTCATCTTGGTGAGGTCATTAAAAATATACTTTATTTATATGCACCGGAAGCCATAGTCATTGGGGGTTCAATAAGTAAGGCTTATAATTACTTTCAAAAATCTTTGGAATTTTCACTCGAATCTTTTGCCTACCAAAAACAACTTGAAAATTTCAACATTAAAATATCAAATAAACCAGGATCTGCAATATTAGGAGCGGCATCCTTATGTTTTTAA
- a CDS encoding exo-rhamnogalacturonan lyase family protein, whose amino-acid sequence MKNLIIMIVALLCATTNFAKNIKQLPITVENNVKGAPITMGIPFPLGELYSVDNIRLLNNQGKEIPIQTTEVTTWLPADESVKWIWVFFFSEESANYTLEYGEGILPSRVSNGIISTNNMRPQGGITVNTGPLKFSINKQGNGFLDKVYLDQNDDGIFDANEIIASAPDKRRGTFLDILDDNGLDMSKAVIHEVFREKGSGPLHTIFRIEGTYVYENANNPSPFEIRVHAYAGKSFIRVLHTITYTGNPDKHKNREGDHANIATQNNIILSEETMNDPGWTQPDDQIAGSGITFNYHLANDVKFITSTHEGDWYNKASSSLFTLDDPGNQKVGVLQTGPKQNNPEKTSSPTKRIEGFKSEIYRGGQSLKDTQRSNGWVDISDFSKGISLGIKNFFQEYPKEIQVDLKTNSLNGYIWPPEVEPMNFARKHTEKDGGMLGNFAQGITKTTEFIYYFHQGSDAEEIEAIMDYSLNSPVAHAAPEWYAESKVYGNMAAYSSAHQEFENALQYKYDWWSFNQDWEPWYGMFDYGDGKNYYIAGEWHQWNNNEPTVDFQFWTNFMRTGNPKYYYLAEAMSNHTMDVDNVHWPRKRTYLGQINDAIDFWNYEDEPESTPYLGIGRRHAEEHWYSLLSAHVWIQGWIASYYLSGNHRALDVAKMTGDTYLKRIWGDHDLRGRRLYLSVLNLVELFDATKSMKYGTELDKRVETMLELQKEQGGNILIDRYGYSQTYVAQGLYKYYQLTGDTRIKKVLVDHARWVLNVPPYNHEMESYLATIHPLLLGYEFSGNKIYLEEALERAEVLKVSKLSKNSSEFENQKVYSEALLEISNLPESQENPRFTNWEMNQGLRVFGWTHAFNIPYLLYWLEKENLKTGDNVENTETNNYNGAN is encoded by the coding sequence ATGAAGAATCTAATAATCATGATTGTTGCACTTCTGTGTGCAACTACTAATTTTGCGAAAAATATAAAACAATTACCTATAACAGTTGAAAATAATGTAAAAGGAGCCCCAATTACTATGGGAATTCCCTTTCCTCTAGGAGAATTATATTCAGTTGATAACATTCGGCTATTAAACAATCAAGGAAAAGAAATTCCCATTCAAACCACAGAAGTAACTACATGGTTACCGGCAGATGAAAGTGTAAAATGGATTTGGGTTTTCTTTTTCTCCGAAGAGTCTGCAAATTATACACTGGAGTATGGAGAGGGTATTTTACCCTCCAGGGTTTCCAATGGTATTATTTCCACCAACAACATGAGACCACAGGGCGGAATAACTGTCAATACAGGACCGCTTAAATTTTCGATTAATAAACAAGGTAATGGTTTTCTTGATAAGGTCTATTTAGATCAAAACGATGATGGAATTTTTGATGCTAATGAAATCATTGCATCAGCCCCAGACAAAAGAAGAGGGACGTTTTTGGATATTCTGGATGATAATGGGTTAGATATGTCAAAGGCTGTCATTCACGAGGTGTTTAGGGAAAAAGGGTCGGGTCCATTGCACACAATCTTTCGGATCGAAGGGACGTATGTCTATGAAAATGCCAATAACCCATCTCCATTTGAAATTCGTGTTCATGCTTATGCAGGAAAATCTTTTATTAGGGTGTTACACACCATTACCTATACCGGGAATCCTGACAAACATAAAAACCGGGAGGGAGATCATGCGAATATTGCAACGCAGAATAATATTATACTTTCTGAGGAAACTATGAACGATCCCGGATGGACTCAGCCCGATGACCAAATAGCAGGTTCAGGAATAACTTTCAACTACCACTTAGCTAATGACGTAAAGTTTATTACTTCCACTCATGAGGGTGATTGGTATAATAAAGCCTCTTCTAGCCTGTTTACACTTGATGATCCCGGAAATCAGAAAGTTGGTGTTTTACAAACGGGGCCTAAACAAAACAATCCGGAAAAAACTTCCTCCCCTACAAAAAGAATAGAAGGATTTAAATCTGAAATATATCGGGGGGGCCAATCTCTAAAAGATACACAAAGATCTAACGGATGGGTGGATATTTCAGATTTTTCAAAGGGCATAAGCCTTGGGATTAAAAATTTTTTCCAGGAGTATCCTAAGGAAATTCAAGTTGATCTTAAAACCAATTCATTAAATGGATATATCTGGCCTCCGGAAGTTGAGCCAATGAATTTTGCAAGAAAACATACGGAAAAGGATGGTGGGATGTTAGGAAATTTTGCGCAGGGAATCACGAAAACTACCGAATTCATATATTATTTTCATCAAGGATCTGATGCTGAAGAGATCGAAGCCATCATGGACTATTCGTTAAATTCTCCTGTGGCACATGCCGCGCCGGAATGGTACGCCGAATCAAAGGTTTATGGTAATATGGCTGCATACTCTTCAGCACATCAGGAATTTGAAAATGCATTACAATATAAATACGATTGGTGGTCTTTCAATCAGGATTGGGAGCCATGGTACGGGATGTTTGATTATGGAGATGGCAAGAACTATTATATTGCAGGAGAATGGCACCAGTGGAATAATAATGAACCCACTGTTGATTTTCAATTTTGGACCAACTTTATGAGAACAGGTAATCCAAAATATTATTATTTGGCAGAAGCAATGAGCAATCATACCATGGATGTTGATAATGTACACTGGCCAAGAAAGAGAACTTATTTAGGTCAAATAAATGATGCCATAGATTTCTGGAACTATGAGGATGAACCTGAATCAACACCTTACTTAGGTATAGGAAGAAGGCATGCGGAAGAGCATTGGTATTCTTTGCTAAGTGCACATGTATGGATTCAGGGTTGGATCGCTTCTTATTATTTAAGTGGAAATCACCGAGCTCTAGATGTAGCTAAAATGACTGGAGATACATATTTGAAACGTATTTGGGGAGATCACGATCTAAGGGGAAGAAGACTTTATCTTTCAGTTTTAAACCTTGTAGAATTATTTGATGCTACAAAATCAATGAAGTATGGAACAGAGTTAGATAAAAGAGTAGAAACAATGCTGGAGTTGCAAAAAGAACAGGGAGGCAACATCCTCATCGACAGGTATGGTTATAGCCAAACCTACGTTGCTCAAGGCCTGTATAAGTATTACCAGTTAACGGGTGATACCAGGATTAAAAAAGTTCTTGTAGACCACGCACGATGGGTTCTTAATGTGCCACCGTATAACCATGAGATGGAATCTTATTTAGCTACTATTCATCCACTATTGCTAGGTTATGAGTTTAGCGGTAATAAAATTTATCTAGAAGAAGCTTTAGAAAGAGCAGAGGTCCTAAAAGTTTCCAAGCTTTCAAAAAACAGTAGCGAATTTGAAAACCAGAAAGTGTACAGCGAAGCATTACTGGAGATTTCCAATTTACCAGAGAGCCAAGAGAATCCCCGGTTTACAAACTGGGAAATGAACCAAGGATTAAGAGTGTTCGGTTGGACCCATGCCTTCAATATTCCATACTTGCTTTACTGGCTTGAAAAAGAAAATTTAAAAACAGGTGACAATGTAGAAAATACGGAGACAAATAATTATAATGGAGCAAATTAG